In Myxococcus stipitatus, the following are encoded in one genomic region:
- a CDS encoding GNAT family N-acetyltransferase, with protein MSANPADWCIRKAGLEDLEQVVRLRLALMCELHAPAPGELDAWASATRRYLMSALPSGRFHVWLAFAGDEAVSCGGLSPFERPPAPGNLSGLEGYILNMYTVPTWRKRGVSRALLADLMAFARELGMGRLWLHASDDGRSLYESVGFAPNLTALEWTPGP; from the coding sequence ATGAGCGCGAACCCGGCGGACTGGTGCATTCGCAAGGCGGGGCTCGAGGACCTGGAGCAGGTGGTCCGGTTGCGGCTCGCGTTGATGTGTGAGCTGCATGCCCCGGCTCCTGGAGAGCTGGATGCGTGGGCCTCCGCGACCCGGCGCTACTTGATGTCGGCGCTGCCGTCGGGGCGGTTTCACGTGTGGCTGGCCTTCGCCGGAGACGAGGCTGTGTCCTGCGGCGGGCTGAGCCCCTTCGAGCGTCCTCCCGCTCCTGGCAACCTCTCGGGTCTGGAGGGCTACATCCTCAACATGTACACCGTGCCCACCTGGCGGAAGCGTGGCGTCTCCCGCGCGCTGCTCGCGGACCTGATGGCCTTCGCGCGTGAACTGGGAATGGGGCGGCTGTGGCTGCATGCCTCGGATGATGGCCGTTCGCTGTATGAGTCCGTGGGCTTCGCTCCGAACCTCACCGCGC
- a CDS encoding thioredoxin family protein, whose protein sequence is MKQMFAALALGSVFVGVPAFADAEVGKPAPAFTLKDESGKEHSLSQYKGKVVVLEWTNPECPFVKRHYEADTMANTLKGFDAKKVVWLAVDSTAHNTPDKSADWKKKEGISYPVLQDASGATGKAYGAKTTPHMYVIDAEGVVRYAGAIDDDPRGKNAKKVNHVQTAVDAVLNGQPVPASTTTPYGCSVKYKS, encoded by the coding sequence ATGAAGCAGATGTTCGCCGCTCTCGCGCTGGGTTCGGTGTTCGTGGGTGTGCCCGCTTTCGCGGACGCGGAGGTGGGCAAGCCCGCTCCGGCCTTCACGCTCAAGGACGAGTCGGGCAAGGAGCATTCGCTGTCGCAGTACAAGGGCAAGGTGGTGGTGCTGGAGTGGACCAACCCTGAGTGCCCCTTCGTGAAGCGCCACTATGAGGCGGACACGATGGCCAACACCCTCAAGGGCTTCGACGCCAAGAAGGTGGTGTGGCTGGCGGTGGACTCGACGGCGCACAACACGCCGGACAAGTCCGCGGACTGGAAGAAGAAGGAGGGCATCAGCTACCCGGTGCTCCAGGACGCCAGCGGCGCGACGGGCAAGGCGTACGGCGCCAAGACGACCCCGCACATGTATGTGATTGATGCGGAGGGTGTGGTCCGCTACGCGGGCGCCATCGACGACGACCCGCGCGGCAAGAACGCCAAGAAGGTCAACCACGTGCAGACGGCGGTGGACGCGGTGCTCAACGGCCAGCCGGTGCCGGCCTCGACCACGACGCCGTATGGCTGCTCGGTGAAGTACAAGAGCTGA